In Hermetia illucens chromosome 1, iHerIll2.2.curated.20191125, whole genome shotgun sequence, one genomic interval encodes:
- the LOC119650675 gene encoding LOW QUALITY PROTEIN: aminopeptidase N (The sequence of the model RefSeq protein was modified relative to this genomic sequence to represent the inferred CDS: inserted 3 bases in 3 codons; deleted 3 bases in 3 codons; substituted 1 base at 1 genomic stop codon), giving the protein MKSLVSFLILGTTLIFAQASIDLRQRRSIDLSASHALIPDARLPKDVIPTNYIINIRPNMEEGSFTGNIKMNLSWNDDTRKISLHAHFELNIEDVKIRKIDTKKQSEADSGPPNYLPIQRTDRVPKKTVYEIYLKDALKQGSQCELEMSFTGRIWETTEGLFKGNYIENSGEKKYYLATYMRPHNARRLFPCFDEPGFKVPYTVSISRPRNYTTLFNTPLNYTEELNDESNYVVDHFETTPPMSSFTFGFIISQLQEIPINRTINETAKPLIKIWARTDIHDGLQEIFEKVLTIYDYLEEYFDTAIPLCKLDIVAVPGLLSMRPADNWGLIVFKESEFLKKGYFGLTQELIYQWLGSWVTPYWWSDAHVNKALASFLASNAVIDIDQGTEFNGKYPMTVLYSLYYEFSKRYPHSRITGMKQETTSFKTELVMRMLNYTLGKDTFKNGIRKFIADRHFSTFFGDDLWDALTKQAHADKTLCQETTINEIAGSWITKDRLPVICVRRNYQEKSVKISQKVYLRERPHDVPEQDKMLWWIPIVMIAQNNLNFANSHSVAWVKKTKDLVLQGMPDQDQFIIINPEEIGPFPVNYDEKNWNLLADYLQTENLRTKIPIFTRAKLLHDAWNLAYAGDLXFATAFNMTLFMRYERNHIAWNPVFTFIDHIGRHIDMSXIHKKFETYVRVLLTPTLXRIGQPIEGEESWKVDLRTLARTFLCRAGYKPCIEEAQAAYKKWMESDNPDEGNPVPNQYICPVFKWGTTEEWEFGLDRIINFPPSRVQSERTYLLKTLAGCPVQPEKIERLLNITILEXNGNFTENDIFLIFSMLTGGSSGYTTLFNFLSHNWEAIRERFENKTNLWDNLISSATGVFTTQEGYDMVSQLYVQRQGEFGSAEHIIEKSLRNIKEETKWSDENLPVIEKWLDNFLQRVNTSDNKFMG; this is encoded by the exons ATGAAGTCATTAGTGTCGTTCCTAATTTTGGGAACGACTCTAATATTTGCACAAGCATCTATTGATCTGCGTCAGAGAAGAAGTATTGATTTGTCGGCCTCACATGCTCTCATTCCTGATGCACGGCTACCAAAAGATGTTATCCCAACAAATTATATCATTAACATCagaccaaatatggaggaaggGTCTTTCACGGGAAATATTAAAATGAATTTGAGTTGGAATGACGATACAAGGAAAATTTCACTTCATGCTCATTTTGAACTTAACATTGAAGATGTTAAAATTCGCAAAATTGATACAAAGAAACA GTCAGAAGCAGATAGTGGTCCACCAAATTACTTACCAATCCAGCGAACAGATAGAGTGCCAAAGAAAACAGTTTATGAAATTTACTTGAAGGATGCATTGAAACAAGGATCACAATGCGAATTGGAGATGTCTTTTACAGGACGGATTTGGGAAACTACTGAAGGATTATTCAAAGGGAACTACATTGAAAACAGCGGCGAAAAGAAGTACTATCTGGCAACATATATGAGACCCCATAATGCACGGAGACTGTTTCCATGTTTTGATGAACCTGGGTTTAAG GTACCATACACTGTGAGTATTTCTCGTCCTAGAAACTATACTACACTTTTCAACACTCCATTAAACTACACTGAAGAGTT AAATGATGAATCTAACTATGTcgtggatcattttgaaactacCCCACCTATGTCATCATTCACATTTGGATTCATTATATCCCAACTTCAAGAAATCCCAATAAATAGAACAATTAATGAAACAGCCAAGCCCTTAATCAAAATCTGGGCAAGAACAGATATCCATGATGGCCTTCAG gaaATCTTCGAAAAGGTCCTGACAATTTATGATTACCTGGAAGAATATTTCGACACAGCTATTCCATTGTGCAAGCTAGATATTGTAGCGGTTCCTGGATTGCTTTCAATGCGGCCTGCGGATAATTGGGGCCTGATTGTTTTCAA GGAAAGTGAGTTTCTCAAGAAGGGTTACTTCGGGCTTACTCAAGAACTCATTTATCAATGGCTGGGTTCTTGGGTAACACCTTATTGGTGGAGCGATGCACATGTGAATAAGGCTTTGGCAAGCTTTTTGGCCTCTAATGCTGTAATAGAT ATCGACCAAGGAACTGAATTCAATGGTAAATATCCCATGACCGTATTATACTCCCTCTACTATGAATTCAGTAAACGTTATCCCCACTCCCGAATAACCGGAATGAAACAAGAGACCACTTCGTTCAAAACAGAATTGGTAATGCGGATGCTCAATTACACCCTTGGAAAGGATACATTCAAAAAcggaattcgcaaatttatcgCAGATCGACATTTCAGTACATTCTTTGGAGATGACCTTTGGGATGCGCTTACTAAACAAGCTCATGCAGATAAGACATTGTGTCAGGAAACCACAATCAACGAAATTGCTGGATCATGGATTACAAAAGACCGACTGCCCGTGATATGTGTGCGGCGAAACTACCAAGAGAAGAGCgtgaaaatttcacaaaaagtaTATTTGAGGGAGCGCCCGCATGATGTTCCTGAACAAGATAAAATGCTGTGGTGGATTCCTATTGTC ATGATTGCCCAGAACAATTTGAACTTCGCAAATTCCCACTCCGTA GCCTGGGTTAAGAAAACAAAAGATCTGGTACTGCAAGGTATGCCGGATCAAGATCAATTTATTATCATAAATCCGGAAGAAATTGGGCCGTTCCCTGTGAACTACGATGAGAAGAACTGGAATCTGTTGGCTGATTATTTGCAAACAGAA AACTTGCGGACAAAGATACCGATCTTTACAAG AGCTAAACTATTACATGATGCCTGGAATCTGGCTTATGCAGGAGATC AGTTTGCAACCGCCTTCAACATGACGCTTTTCATGAGATACGAGCGCAACCACATCGCCTGGAACCCAGTTTTCACTTTCATTGATCATATTGGACGCCATATCGACATGT TCATCCACAAGAAATTCGAG ACATATGTCCGTGTCCTTCTTACCCCCACTCTATGAAGAATAGGTCAACCAATTGAAGGTGAAGAAAGTTGGAAAGTTGACTTGCGTACACTAGCCCGCACTTTCCTTTGTCGCGCTGGATACAAGCCTTGCATAGAGGAAGCTCAAGCTGCATACAAAAAATGGATGGAAAGTGATAATCCAGACGAAGGCAACCC AGTTCCAAATCAAtatatttgtcccgttttcaaaTGGGGAACCACAGAGGAATGGGAATTTGGATTGGATAGAATTATTAACTTCCCTCCAAGTCGAGTGCAGAGTGAAAGGACTTATCTATTGAAGACACTGGCAGGGTGTCCCGTGCAACCAGAAAAGATCGAGAGGCTGTTGAACATTACTATCCTGG GAAATGGAAATTTCACGGAAAATGACATATTCTTGATTTTCAGTATGCTGACTGGTGGATCCAGTGGCTACACTACATTATTCAATTTCTTGTCACATAATTGGGAGGCGATAAGAGAAAG atttgaaaacaaaaccaacCTCTGGGACAACTTAATCAGTTCCGCGACTGGGGTTTTTACAACACAGGAGGGCTACGATATGGTATCTCAACTTTACGTACAACGACAAGGCGAATTCGGCAGTGCTGAGCACATCATTGAGAAATCCTTGCGAAACATCAAAGAAGAAACAAAATGGAGTGATGAGAATTTGCCAGTCATTGAAAAGTGGTTGGACAACTTCCTACAAAGAGTGAACACATCTGACAACAAATTTATGGGATAG